The following coding sequences lie in one Rhodohalobacter barkolensis genomic window:
- a CDS encoding efflux RND transporter periplasmic adaptor subunit gives MNKAFLSTAVFLLLMITASCSGESEEKFGVIEPAVTNSSQIEFFTVKVEEVSDRVSLSGRIRAEHRIELFPEAQGKVMESTKPFREGVSYEEGEVIIQLDDTETKMQLQSSRSKFKTLVSALMADIKLDHPEMLSKYQEWYHSLAADKQVSRVPDFGESMQRFLESKGVDELYYSIKSAEERLEKFTIHAPFTGVLSAAKAEPDQVVGPQFHLGTLVDPSRFILTASVQTGEAGWILPGLTMEIKNEDQTETYSAKVARVNPSVEPSSQQVLIYLEVTGNNLREGMYLEGEIESDNKRELARIPKTALLRTGGVLVNKDGILVETPVQIVNLERNHLWVEGLINGDEIVKDVSEPVTGRIIN, from the coding sequence ATGAATAAAGCCTTTCTAAGTACAGCGGTATTTTTACTGCTAATGATAACAGCCTCTTGTAGCGGTGAGTCTGAGGAAAAATTCGGCGTAATTGAACCGGCTGTAACTAACTCATCCCAAATTGAATTTTTTACTGTAAAAGTCGAAGAAGTATCAGACCGTGTTTCTCTAAGCGGTCGAATACGGGCTGAACATCGAATCGAGCTATTTCCGGAGGCTCAGGGCAAAGTGATGGAAAGTACGAAACCATTTCGTGAAGGAGTCTCCTATGAGGAGGGAGAGGTGATCATTCAGCTGGACGACACAGAGACCAAAATGCAGCTTCAATCATCAAGAAGTAAATTTAAAACGCTGGTATCCGCATTGATGGCCGATATCAAACTGGATCATCCTGAAATGCTGTCGAAGTATCAGGAGTGGTATCATTCACTGGCAGCAGACAAACAGGTATCCCGGGTTCCCGATTTCGGTGAGAGTATGCAGCGATTTCTGGAATCTAAAGGTGTTGATGAACTTTACTATAGTATCAAAAGCGCAGAAGAGCGGTTAGAAAAATTCACCATTCACGCACCGTTTACCGGAGTTTTGTCGGCAGCAAAAGCCGAACCGGATCAGGTTGTAGGACCACAGTTTCATCTCGGTACGCTGGTCGATCCATCCCGGTTTATTTTAACAGCTTCAGTTCAAACCGGCGAAGCAGGATGGATTCTTCCGGGTTTGACGATGGAAATTAAAAATGAGGATCAAACTGAAACCTACTCAGCCAAAGTAGCGAGAGTAAATCCATCTGTAGAACCTTCATCACAGCAGGTACTGATATATCTGGAAGTAACGGGTAATAATTTACGCGAGGGAATGTATCTGGAGGGAGAAATAGAATCAGATAACAAAAGAGAGCTTGCCAGAATACCAAAGACGGCTTTATTAAGAACGGGTGGTGTACTTGTTAACAAAGATGGGATTTTGGTAGAAACCCCCGTTCAGATTGTAAATCTGGAGCGCAATCATCTTTGGGTTGAGGGATTAATAAACGGCGATGAGATTGTTAAAGATGTCTCCGAACCCGTTACCGGACGAATCATCAATTAG
- a CDS encoding TetR/AcrR family transcriptional regulator codes for MSNEKESSSTELKIFEAARDVFQSKGLEGARMQEIADKADINKSMLHYYYRSKEKLFEKVYELSIIKLMPQVASLLNEEMPLDVKLRKFSMKYLELVKANPDIPLFVIHEMNKNPGRLKKFIAKEIGKRVQPFLDQLKEEREKGNTVNLPPEQIFVNIMAMLVFPFLGRPVLQVIFDMDEEAFSQFIAVREAFMPDYLVSMVMKNPS; via the coding sequence ATGAGTAACGAAAAGGAATCTTCATCCACTGAACTGAAAATTTTTGAAGCTGCAAGAGATGTGTTTCAAAGCAAAGGGCTTGAAGGTGCCCGGATGCAGGAAATAGCGGACAAGGCGGATATCAACAAGTCTATGCTGCACTATTACTATAGATCCAAAGAGAAGCTTTTCGAAAAAGTGTATGAGCTCTCCATTATCAAGCTCATGCCGCAAGTTGCCTCTCTACTCAATGAAGAGATGCCGCTGGACGTAAAACTCCGGAAATTCTCTATGAAATATCTTGAACTTGTCAAAGCCAATCCCGACATCCCTCTATTTGTCATTCATGAGATGAATAAAAACCCGGGACGCCTGAAAAAATTTATCGCAAAGGAAATCGGGAAACGCGTTCAACCCTTTTTAGATCAATTAAAAGAAGAGAGAGAAAAAGGAAATACCGTTAACCTGCCACCTGAGCAGATCTTCGTGAATATCATGGCCATGTTGGTTTTTCCATTTTTAGGTCGACCTGTACTTCAGGTTATTTTTGACATGGATGAAGAGGCCTTCTCACAATTCATTGCCGTTCGGGAAGCATTTATGCCGGATTACCTGGTGAGTATGGTGATGAAAAACCCTTCATAA
- a CDS encoding efflux RND transporter permease subunit, with the protein MKRLISFFVRYPAMVTLGLVVIVLMGIFSFSQTRYTLNPPEDPTEIYINITYRGASPLEIEERAISRIEENLNGISGMDRHTSVARENSGRITVEIFEWADIDRVLVDVENAVNRVTDLPEEMDRPIVFKQEMLNPTISLALTGDLSLQQKKDYADQIRDEFIIEKGISNVILQGFPAEEISVELNDEQMDRFGISSQEVAEAVRRNNIDITGGELKTGDTNWQIRAENKERTALEISQIPIRSGQNGERVLLRDIASVKDQFDDRPIERYLDGEESVVIQVLTTNNENLVAVAEEVMEYADHFNAIHSGVQLTVVEDFSEFVYDRVESLRSNAIFGLILVMLILTLFLDKRIAMWVSLTIPLAVLGTFASALMGYDFTINPVSIFGIILVLGMLVDTGVVVAENIYRHYNEFGESPVEAARNGAAEVASPMIISLMTTATAFSLFFFLPGKPGAFFTEVSFVVVSALLAALIVTFLFLPQKLTVSKVLSDKNKQTRFEKAMANGLTSFRDRYFIPFTDVVSHKWRWLNVSAFILLLIGSVLLIRSGVLPVTFFPYLDDDVQLVRIEMEPGVPVDSTKSRLTNIEEAVYKIGDQLSAERADNEKVIRNVEMILGPESHQGELRIVMMGGENRGIPAYEINNMFRDEVGAVPGTNYVRFISALGEHRFGGLPVDISVSGNKMEEIQSAAEKLKSELEQRDDLVDVADTDQRGNPELHIELSKAGEQLGLSLQDVMMQVRTAFFGMEVQTLQRTGDDVRVWLRFPEENRQSYSDLMNVKIRTPKGAYPLSEVAKIFPTDASLNINHINGRRTIRVDADLADPSLSAPAILGDISENIITDLEKDYPEVQFVIEGQNRESANVTEAMLSVAPIILLIILALIVINFQSFSQTFLVLLTLPFAFTGVVIGHWIHGTTMNIFSLIGMIALIGILINNLLVLVTAFNDNLKSDMDFEEALKDAVRSRFRPILLTTLSTVAGLIPMIFVGGLASAFLKPPAIAIAYGLTFGLFISLTLAPAFLVIFNNGKFKVLDLIGKKPESRKSIEPAVILHEHHKKSAL; encoded by the coding sequence ATGAAAAGACTCATTAGCTTTTTTGTCCGATATCCCGCCATGGTTACTCTGGGACTGGTGGTGATTGTTTTGATGGGAATCTTCAGCTTCAGTCAGACGCGATATACGCTGAACCCACCTGAGGACCCGACGGAAATTTACATAAATATCACCTACAGGGGAGCTTCACCGCTTGAAATTGAAGAACGGGCGATCTCAAGAATTGAGGAGAATCTGAACGGTATTTCCGGTATGGACAGGCATACATCCGTAGCCCGGGAAAACAGCGGACGCATTACGGTAGAGATTTTTGAGTGGGCAGATATCGACAGAGTTTTGGTGGATGTAGAGAACGCAGTGAACCGTGTAACAGATTTACCGGAAGAGATGGACCGGCCGATTGTGTTTAAGCAGGAGATGCTGAATCCCACCATTTCTCTTGCGTTAACCGGGGATCTTTCGCTACAGCAGAAAAAAGACTATGCCGATCAAATCAGGGATGAATTTATTATTGAAAAGGGGATATCAAACGTCATATTGCAAGGTTTCCCCGCTGAGGAGATCTCTGTTGAGCTGAATGATGAGCAAATGGATCGATTTGGTATTTCCTCACAGGAGGTGGCGGAAGCAGTAAGGAGAAATAATATAGACATCACCGGTGGCGAACTGAAAACGGGAGACACCAACTGGCAAATACGAGCCGAAAATAAAGAGAGGACGGCACTTGAAATATCACAAATACCGATACGATCGGGGCAGAATGGCGAACGGGTTCTGCTTAGGGATATAGCGTCTGTGAAAGATCAATTCGACGACCGGCCCATTGAGAGATATCTTGATGGTGAAGAATCAGTAGTTATTCAGGTTTTGACGACCAACAATGAAAACCTGGTGGCTGTTGCTGAGGAAGTGATGGAGTATGCCGATCATTTCAATGCTATACACAGCGGTGTCCAGTTAACCGTTGTAGAGGATTTTTCAGAGTTTGTGTATGATCGGGTCGAATCGTTGAGAAGTAACGCCATTTTTGGTTTGATACTCGTGATGCTTATCCTCACGCTTTTTCTCGATAAACGCATTGCCATGTGGGTTTCACTGACGATACCGCTGGCTGTACTGGGTACATTTGCCTCGGCACTTATGGGTTATGACTTCACCATCAACCCTGTGTCGATATTTGGGATTATATTGGTTCTGGGGATGCTGGTGGATACCGGTGTTGTGGTGGCTGAAAACATTTACCGCCACTACAATGAATTTGGTGAATCGCCAGTGGAGGCCGCCCGAAATGGAGCTGCGGAAGTTGCCTCGCCCATGATCATCTCGCTGATGACAACTGCAACGGCATTCAGTCTTTTCTTCTTTCTCCCCGGAAAACCCGGAGCCTTTTTTACTGAAGTATCTTTTGTGGTAGTCAGCGCTCTGCTGGCTGCGCTCATTGTAACCTTTCTCTTTTTACCTCAAAAACTAACCGTTTCAAAAGTACTGTCTGATAAAAACAAGCAGACCCGTTTTGAGAAAGCGATGGCTAACGGCCTTACATCATTCAGAGATCGTTACTTTATTCCGTTTACCGATGTGGTATCTCACAAATGGCGATGGCTAAATGTATCTGCATTTATTCTATTGTTGATAGGATCCGTGTTACTGATCCGAAGCGGTGTATTACCGGTCACCTTTTTTCCCTATCTGGATGATGATGTGCAGTTGGTACGCATTGAGATGGAGCCCGGAGTTCCCGTCGATTCCACAAAGTCGAGGCTGACAAATATTGAAGAGGCAGTCTACAAAATTGGGGATCAGTTGAGTGCTGAAAGAGCTGATAACGAAAAAGTAATACGAAATGTAGAGATGATACTTGGTCCGGAAAGTCACCAGGGGGAACTGCGAATTGTGATGATGGGGGGTGAAAATCGGGGAATACCGGCATATGAAATTAACAACATGTTCAGGGACGAAGTAGGTGCCGTTCCCGGTACAAACTATGTTCGATTTATTTCAGCACTTGGTGAGCATCGATTTGGCGGTCTCCCGGTAGATATTTCTGTGTCGGGGAATAAGATGGAAGAGATACAGTCTGCTGCCGAAAAACTGAAGTCAGAACTGGAACAGAGAGATGATCTGGTTGATGTGGCCGATACGGATCAGCGCGGGAATCCGGAACTTCACATAGAACTGTCGAAAGCAGGTGAACAGCTCGGACTTTCTCTACAGGATGTGATGATGCAGGTTCGAACAGCATTTTTTGGTATGGAAGTGCAAACGCTTCAGCGAACCGGGGATGATGTTCGGGTATGGCTGAGATTTCCGGAAGAGAACCGACAGAGTTATTCCGACCTGATGAACGTGAAAATCCGAACACCAAAAGGAGCGTACCCACTATCGGAAGTGGCGAAAATATTTCCAACGGATGCATCGCTCAACATCAACCATATAAACGGCCGGAGAACCATTCGGGTGGATGCGGATCTTGCAGACCCGTCACTTTCAGCTCCTGCAATACTGGGAGACATCAGTGAAAACATCATCACTGATTTGGAGAAGGATTATCCGGAAGTACAATTTGTGATTGAGGGACAAAACCGGGAGTCGGCAAATGTTACGGAGGCAATGCTTTCTGTAGCCCCCATTATTTTACTGATCATTCTGGCTTTGATTGTGATCAATTTTCAGTCGTTCAGCCAAACATTCCTGGTTCTTCTCACACTTCCATTTGCCTTTACGGGCGTGGTGATTGGCCATTGGATTCACGGTACAACCATGAACATTTTTTCGCTGATCGGGATGATCGCCCTTATCGGTATTTTGATTAATAACCTTCTGGTGCTGGTAACCGCCTTCAACGACAACCTGAAAAGCGACATGGATTTTGAAGAAGCGCTGAAAGATGCGGTACGATCCCGATTTCGTCCAATACTATTGACAACACTAAGTACCGTTGCCGGGCTCATACCAATGATCTTTGTAGGCGGACTCGCATCTGCATTTCTGAAACCACCGGCCATTGCGATCGCTTATGGACTCACTTTTGGACTGTTTATTTCGCTGACGCTGGCCCCGGCATTCCTTGTCATTTTTAACAACGGTAAATTCAAAGTTTTAGATCTGATCGGGAAAAAACCGGAGTCACGAAAAAGTATTGAACCGGCAGTAATTCTCCATGAACATCATAAAAAGAGTGCACTATGA